The following are encoded together in the Glycine max cultivar Williams 82 chromosome 8, Glycine_max_v4.0, whole genome shotgun sequence genome:
- the LOC100820082 gene encoding gluconokinase isoform X1: protein MPSNDGIVIVVMGVSGAGKTTIGQMLEKELKYKYLDADDFHLESNKEKMRMGIPLTDEDRMPWLESLCYAIKEYLNNKKGLVLGCSALKKEYREILRSGDTSYNWGTYASAVNFILLDAPAEVLSVRVNKRAAEGKHYMPASLLQSQLDLLKIDEPEGVLRVDATLRPQDIVNTILNMDQFQGCFNHDFVESL, encoded by the exons ATGCCTTCAAACGATG GTATAGTTATCGTGGTCATGGGTGTCAGCGGTGCTGGAAAAAC CACAATAGGTCAGATGCTGGAAAAAGAGTTGAAATACAAGTATCTTGATGCTGATGATTTTCACTTAGAATCAAACAAAG AAAAGATGCGAATGGGAATCCCCCTAACCGATGAAGACCGGATGCCATGGCTTGAATCGCTATGCTACGCCATAAAAGAATACTTGAATAACAAAAAGGGTCTGGTTCTTGGTTGTTCTGCTTTGAAGAAGGAATATAGAGAAATTCTTAGATCAGGTGATACTAGTTATAATTGGGGGACTTATGCAAGTGCTGTCAACTTCATTCTCTTGGATGCTCCTGCTGAAGTGCTAAGTGTTCGAGTGAATAAGAGAGCTGCAGAAGGAAAACATTATATGCCTGCATCGCTTTTGCAATCTCAGTTAGATTTGCTTAAGATTGATGAGCCTGAGGGAGTACTTAGAGTTGATGCTACTTTGAGACCCCAAGACATTGTAAACACCATTCTAAACATGGATCAGTTTCAGGGCTGTttcaatcatgattttgttgaatCTCTTTGA
- the LOC100820082 gene encoding gluconokinase isoform X2: MLEKELKYKYLDADDFHLESNKEKMRMGIPLTDEDRMPWLESLCYAIKEYLNNKKGLVLGCSALKKEYREILRSGDTSYNWGTYASAVNFILLDAPAEVLSVRVNKRAAEGKHYMPASLLQSQLDLLKIDEPEGVLRVDATLRPQDIVNTILNMDQFQGCFNHDFVESL; this comes from the exons ATGCTGGAAAAAGAGTTGAAATACAAGTATCTTGATGCTGATGATTTTCACTTAGAATCAAACAAAG AAAAGATGCGAATGGGAATCCCCCTAACCGATGAAGACCGGATGCCATGGCTTGAATCGCTATGCTACGCCATAAAAGAATACTTGAATAACAAAAAGGGTCTGGTTCTTGGTTGTTCTGCTTTGAAGAAGGAATATAGAGAAATTCTTAGATCAGGTGATACTAGTTATAATTGGGGGACTTATGCAAGTGCTGTCAACTTCATTCTCTTGGATGCTCCTGCTGAAGTGCTAAGTGTTCGAGTGAATAAGAGAGCTGCAGAAGGAAAACATTATATGCCTGCATCGCTTTTGCAATCTCAGTTAGATTTGCTTAAGATTGATGAGCCTGAGGGAGTACTTAGAGTTGATGCTACTTTGAGACCCCAAGACATTGTAAACACCATTCTAAACATGGATCAGTTTCAGGGCTGTttcaatcatgattttgttgaatCTCTTTGA
- the LOC100819740 gene encoding uncharacterized protein — protein sequence MGNRFVRGNKLEKQEKDDIILLKIVPPVDQIYAKWLARDLARIHSFTPKRIRAVQPPDHYVEHMKLNGWLDVDLDDPDLAHLFK from the coding sequence ATGGGAAACAGATTTGTCAGGGGAAACAAATTGGAGAAGCAAGAAAAGGATGACATAATATTACTCAAGATTGTACCTCCCGTGGACCAGATTTATGCTAAATGGCTTGCCAGAGACCTTGCAAGAATTCACAGCTTTACTCCAAAACGTATTCGTGCAGTGCAGCCGCCGGATCATTATGTAGAACATATGAAGTTGAATGGATGGCTGGATGTGGACTTGGATGATCCTGATCTTGCTCATTTGTTCAAGTAG
- the LOC100820272 gene encoding transcription factor SRM1, whose translation MTVDEVGSSSEWSKEQDKAFENALAIHPEDASDRWEKIAADVPGKTLEEIKHHYELLVEDVNQIESGCVPLPSYNSSPEGSTSHASDEGAGKKGGHSWNSNNESNHGTKASRSDQERRKGIAWTEDEHRLFLLGLEKYGKGDWRSISRNFVVTRTPTQVASHAQKYFIRLNSMNKDRRRSSIHDITSVNNGDVSALQGPITGQTNGSAANCAGKSTKPPPPTPTAAPGVGIYAAPTIGQPIGGPLVSAVGTPVMNLPPPAHIAYGLGAPVPRAVVAGAPMNLGPVPYPMSHTSAHR comes from the exons ATGACTGTGGATGAAGTCGGTAGTAGCTCTGAGTGGAGCAAAGAACAGGATAAAGCATTTGAAAATGCCTTGGCAATTCATCCTGAGGATGCTTCAGACCGATGGGAGAAGATTGCGGCTGATGTACCGGGGAAAACCTTGGAAGAGATTAAACACCACTATGAGCTATTGGTTGAAGATGTTAACCAGATTGAATCTGGTTGTGTGCCTTTACCATCTTATAATTCTTCTCCAGAGGGCTCAACAAGCCATGCTAGTGATGAAGGAGCTGGCAAGAAGGGAGGCCACTCTTGGAATAGTAACAACGAATCTAATCATGGAACCAAAGCTTCAAGATCAGATCAGGAACGGCGAAAGGGTATTGCATGGACAGAGGATGAACACAG GTTATTCCTCCTTGGCTTGGAAAAGTATGGAAAAGGTGACTGGCGAAGTATATCAAGAAACTTTGTGGTGACAAGAACACCTACACAAGTAGCAAGCCACgcccaaaaatactttattcGCTTGAACTCCATGAATAAAGACAGAAGGCGATCCAGCATACACGATATCACCAGTGTCAACAATGGAGACGTTTCAGCACTTCAAGGACCAATTACTGGCCAAACAAATGGTTCTGCAGCGAATTGTGCCGGAAAATCAACCAAACCACCCCCTCCAACCCCAACTGCTGCCCCAGGTGTAGGAATATATGCTGCTCCTACCATTGGACAACCTATAGGTGGACCCCTTGTATCTGCTGTTGGCACCCCAGTGATGAACCTTCCTCCCCCGGCACACATAGCATATGGTCTTGGAGCACCAGTTCCCAGGGCAGTTGTTGCTGGAGCACCAATGAACTTAGGTCCTGTGCCATACCCTATGTCACATACATCTGCTCATAGATGA